One Setaria viridis chromosome 5, Setaria_viridis_v4.0, whole genome shotgun sequence genomic region harbors:
- the LOC117859083 gene encoding uncharacterized protein yields the protein MSKKIVIKADLVGSKCKSEILAAVSKLQGIKSLDIDAEKCTLTVVGTVDPVCVVMRLKKKCFAASIVSVEDDKPKKKEPCKEACEKLCKEKCEKITCCKECKDKCEKECKDKCEKACEAWLGKGCCSCGRCKPSPAAGFYYDHRAVAPSYPYYHGYPSSYPYYACYEERSPDGACTIQ from the exons ATGTCTAAG AAGATAGTGATCAAAGCTGACCTCGTTGGCTCAAAATGCAAGAGTGAGATCCTGGCAGCTGTTTCCAAGCTCCAAGGTATCAAGTCACTGGACATCGACGCCGAGAAGTGCACGCTGACGGTGGTGGGGACCGTGGACCCGGTGTGCGTCGTGATGAGGCTCAAGAAGAAGTGCTTCGCGGCGTCCATCGTCAGCGTGGAGGATGACAAGCCCAAGAAGAAGGAGCCCTGCAAGGAGGCGTGCGAGAAGCTCTGCAAGGAGAAGTGCGAGAAGATCACCTGCTGCAAGGAGTGCAAGGACAAGTGCGAGAAGGAGTGCAAGGACAAGTGCGAGAAGGCCTGCGAGGCGTGGCTCGGGAAGGGCTGCTGCTCCTGCGGCCGCTGCaagccgagccccgccgccggcttctACTACGATCACCGCGCAGTGGCCCCCAGCTACCCCTACTACCACGGGTACCCCAGCAGCTACCCCTACTACGCCTGCTATGAAGAGAGGTCACCTGATGGAGCATGCACCATCCAGTAG
- the LOC140222705 gene encoding uncharacterized protein, producing MGSSLQGSFHPYIGPANTHQLGCRYGVRNQLPWPPALCAVMSSAASAPSSNSAMTNLKRNYDDVGWDYGVLVDLTNLNVIKCKLCGLVVKAGIYRLKQHIAHIHGEVKPCRESTNQDQQKCTKVIDDSKKAKKARVEKQQQVRDAMDIDGAPVDEEESTNGASQGLDEVGNSVARKVGPLDRFTLPLDPASLSAKVVHEEWAKNGCSLMTDAWTDQKRRSIMNLCLHSIEKVGAKNIVQVVTDNASNNMAAKDLLFVKRPNIFWSLCATHTLNLMLEGIGKMKKFKGIIDQAKAVTIFIYAHHRTLSLMRKYTKKRDIVRPGATRFASSFLTLQSLYEKKDQLRIMSQSLHMVDDDIKPLVAFLYGDILKAKEEIMAAIGNIDKAVNLNLYLGIMEIIDEKMKGRLDTPLHLAVYFLNPYFSYNDPSIFTNEHVMDGLISVVETFYHGDYDKQIQVLNAEMDKFKDKEGHFAKAVAKIPTLQKMAIRILSLTCSSSSCERNWKTKGQEEQQNGPPLATDATHAQGWMVEGGDDEIDVELVAGLTRKLTEEACGTEEVAKLRKSSRLAQMRNVDEDIIEEPKEEPLHDDDEEIEFESDQEDVVPIDGVGEQKGEEDCNARKNTPN from the exons GATGTCTTCGGCCGCATCAGCTCCTTCCAGCAATAGTGCCATGACTAACCTCAAGAGGAATTATGATGATGTTGGGTGGGATTATGGAGTGCTGGTGGATCTAACCAACTTGAATGTGATTAAGTGCAAGTTGTGTGGACTTGTTGTGAAGGCAGGAATATATAGGTTGAAGcaacacattgcacatattcatGGTGAGGTTAAACCTTGCCGGGAGTCGACAAATCAGGACCAACAGAAGTGTACGAAAGTAATAGATGACTCAAAGAAAGCTAAGAAGGCTAGGGTAGAGAAGCAACAACAGGTTAGAGATGCTATGGACATTGATGGTGCACCggttgatgaagaagaaagcACCAATGGTGCAAGTCAAGGTCTTGATGAAGTTGGAAATTCAGTAGCACGGAAAGTGGGGCCTTTGGATAGGTTCACATTGCCTCTTGATCCTGCCTCATTGAGCGCAAAGGTG GTGCACGAAGAATGGGCTAAGAATGGTTGCTCGCTTATGACAGATGCATGGACTGatcagaagaggaggagcaTAATGAATCTTTGCTTGCATT CTATTGAGAAAGTAGGTGCTAAGAATATTGTGCAAGTTGTTACTGACAACGCTTCAAACAACATGGCTGCGAAGGACTTGCTATTTGTGAAGAGGCCCAACATATTTTGGAGCTTATGTGCAACACACACCCTCAATTTGATGCTCGAAGGAATTGGAAAGATGAAGAAGTTCAAGGGCATAATTGATCAAGCAAAGGCAGTGACCATCTTTATCTATGCACATCATAGAACCTTATCTTTGATGAGGAAATATACAAAGAAGAGAGATATTGTGAGGCCTGGTGCAACAAGATTTGCTTCCTCTTTCCTCACATTACAAAGCTTGTATGAGAAGAAGGATCAGCTAAGGATAATGTCTCAGT CACTTCACATGGTTGACGATGATATCAAGCCATTAGTGGCCTTTCTTTATGGTGATATTCTGAAGGCAAAGGAGGAAATAATGGCAGCCATTGGGAATATTGATAAGGCTGTGAATCTGAATCTCTACCTTGGCATCATGGAGATCATTGATGAGAAGATGAAGGGTAGGCTGGACACTCCTTTGCACTTAGCTGTATATTTCTTGAATCCTTATTTTAGCTACAATGATCCATCGATCTTCACAAATGAGCATGTCATGGATGGGCTGATCTCTGTTGTTGAAACATTCTACCATGGTGACTATGACAAGCAAATTCAAGTGCTCAATGCGGAGATGGACAAGTTCAAAGATAAGGAAGGCCACTTTGCAAAAGCTGTGGCAAAG ATTCCAACTTTGCAAAAGATGGCTATAAGAATCCTTTCTTTGACTTGTAGTTCTTCTAGCTGTGAAAGGAATTGGA AAACAAAAGGCcaagaagaacaacaaaatGGACCACCTTTAGCAACTGATGCAACTCATGCTCAAGGTTGGATGGTTGAAGGTGGTGATGATGAAATAGATGTTGAACTTGTTGCGGGGCTAACCCGGAAACTGACTGAAGAGGCATGTGGGACTGAGGAGGTTGCAAAGCTTCGTAAGAGCTCAAGGTTGGCTCAAATGAGAAATGTTGATGAAGATATCATTGAGGAACCTAAAGAAGAACCGctccatgatgatgatgaagagattgAGTTTGAATCCGACCAAGAGGATGTTGTGCCAATTGATGGAGTTGGTGAGCAGAAGGGGGAGGAGgattgtaacgcccgtaaaaatacaCCCAATTAA
- the LOC117859039 gene encoding heavy metal-associated isoprenylated plant protein 2 isoform X2 encodes MSKIVIRADLIGSSCKMAILSTVAKLEGIKSMDIDAENCTLTVVGTVDPVAIVLELKKACLAAVIIGVEDDKPKEPETKPEEEEDDDPCHCVEACDCKKGCVPGCNCSACVLPNCCYYGTFRHAPYGYGWYW; translated from the exons ATGTCTAAG ATAGTGATCAGAGCTGATCTCATCGGCAGCAGCTGCAAGATGGCCATCTTGTCGACCGTCGCCAAGCTAGAAG GGATCAAGTCCATGGACATCGACGCCGAGAACTGCACGCTTACGGTGGTCGGGACTGTGGACCCGGTGGCCATCGTGCTAGAGCTCAAGAAGGCGTGCCTGGCGGCGGTGATCATCGGCGTCGAGGACGACAAGCCGAAGGAGCCCGAGACcaagccggaggaggaggaggacgacgatcCCTGCCACTGCGTCGAGGCCTGCGACTGCAAGAAGGGGTGCGTGCCTGGATGCAACTGCTCGGCATGCGTGCTCCCGAACTGCTGCTACTACGGAACATTCAGGCATGCGCCGTATGGTTATGGCTGGTACTGGTAG
- the LOC117859039 gene encoding heavy metal-associated isoprenylated plant protein 2 isoform X1: MSKKIVIRADLIGSSCKMAILSTVAKLEGIKSMDIDAENCTLTVVGTVDPVAIVLELKKACLAAVIIGVEDDKPKEPETKPEEEEDDDPCHCVEACDCKKGCVPGCNCSACVLPNCCYYGTFRHAPYGYGWYW; the protein is encoded by the exons ATGTCTAAG AAGATAGTGATCAGAGCTGATCTCATCGGCAGCAGCTGCAAGATGGCCATCTTGTCGACCGTCGCCAAGCTAGAAG GGATCAAGTCCATGGACATCGACGCCGAGAACTGCACGCTTACGGTGGTCGGGACTGTGGACCCGGTGGCCATCGTGCTAGAGCTCAAGAAGGCGTGCCTGGCGGCGGTGATCATCGGCGTCGAGGACGACAAGCCGAAGGAGCCCGAGACcaagccggaggaggaggaggacgacgatcCCTGCCACTGCGTCGAGGCCTGCGACTGCAAGAAGGGGTGCGTGCCTGGATGCAACTGCTCGGCATGCGTGCTCCCGAACTGCTGCTACTACGGAACATTCAGGCATGCGCCGTATGGTTATGGCTGGTACTGGTAG